A region of Thermovibrio ammonificans HB-1 DNA encodes the following proteins:
- the nadB gene encoding L-aspartate oxidase: MVVLKPFDTLDLPSETFDAVIFGSGAAGLSCAIALESLGLRCVVLTKALATDSSTSLAQGGVAVALSREDSPDLHFKDTVKAGAGLVDRKSARILVEEGVKRVIELLRYGARFETDPKGLLKFTREAAHSVARILYYRDKTGEEVERVLLSAYGGEIREFVALRELVVKDGRCYGAVVEEDGHLKVYYAPVTLIATGGAAGLYLKNTNPPTSTGDGIAVALRYGAELQDLEFVQFHPTAYCDADGCFLISEAVRGEGAVLIDRHGRRFMGDYHSLWELAPRDVVTRAIETQRRITGGDVYLDFRPIKKKGIDIYERFPTITTRLLERGIDPKKEPVPVTPVAHYYIGGIKVDTFGRTTLEGLFAAGEAACTGVHGANRLASNSLLECLVFGNRAAYGMFRDWRYLRLNFSEVRVKGEPFSPKHDREYPLEEVKRVMWEKVGIFRSAESLTAAIDGLSKVASSRSGWLVRNAAVLALAVATSAMRREESRGGHYRTDFPYEREELRRHSSFSLEDLKRLL; this comes from the coding sequence GTGGTTGTTCTGAAACCCTTTGATACCCTTGACCTCCCCTCGGAGACTTTTGATGCGGTTATTTTCGGAAGCGGTGCCGCAGGGCTTTCCTGTGCAATTGCCCTTGAAAGCTTGGGACTCAGGTGTGTGGTTCTGACCAAGGCCCTTGCAACCGATTCTTCTACCTCCCTTGCTCAAGGAGGGGTTGCCGTAGCCCTTTCCCGGGAAGACTCTCCCGACCTACACTTTAAGGATACCGTTAAGGCAGGTGCAGGTCTTGTTGATAGGAAGAGTGCCCGTATTCTCGTTGAGGAAGGGGTTAAGAGGGTCATAGAGCTTCTCCGCTACGGCGCCCGTTTTGAAACCGACCCGAAAGGGCTTTTAAAGTTCACCAGGGAGGCCGCCCACTCGGTTGCCCGCATCCTCTACTACAGGGATAAAACCGGAGAAGAGGTAGAGAGGGTTTTGCTTTCGGCTTACGGGGGCGAGATACGGGAGTTTGTGGCCCTCAGGGAGTTGGTTGTTAAAGACGGCAGATGTTACGGTGCCGTTGTAGAGGAAGATGGGCACTTAAAGGTTTACTACGCTCCCGTTACCCTTATTGCAACAGGCGGGGCGGCGGGGCTCTACCTTAAGAACACCAACCCTCCAACCTCGACCGGAGACGGCATAGCTGTGGCCCTCCGTTACGGTGCCGAGCTTCAAGACCTTGAGTTCGTTCAGTTCCACCCAACCGCCTACTGCGACGCCGACGGCTGTTTCCTCATTTCCGAGGCGGTTAGGGGCGAAGGGGCGGTTCTGATAGACCGTCACGGCCGCAGGTTTATGGGCGACTACCACAGCCTTTGGGAGCTTGCCCCCCGCGACGTTGTTACCCGAGCCATAGAGACCCAAAGGCGCATAACCGGCGGAGATGTTTACCTTGATTTTCGCCCTATAAAGAAGAAGGGTATAGACATCTACGAGCGCTTCCCCACTATTACCACCCGCCTCCTTGAAAGGGGAATAGACCCCAAAAAGGAGCCGGTTCCCGTTACGCCGGTTGCTCACTACTACATAGGCGGTATAAAGGTTGATACCTTCGGTAGGACCACCCTTGAGGGGCTCTTTGCCGCCGGAGAGGCCGCCTGCACCGGAGTCCACGGTGCAAACAGGCTTGCGAGCAACTCCCTGCTCGAGTGTCTGGTTTTCGGTAACAGGGCCGCCTACGGTATGTTTAGGGACTGGCGCTACCTGAGGTTAAACTTCTCGGAGGTGAGGGTAAAGGGTGAGCCCTTTTCTCCCAAGCACGATAGGGAGTATCCCCTTGAAGAGGTTAAAAGGGTTATGTGGGAGAAAGTGGGGATATTCCGCAGTGCGGAGTCCCTAACCGCCGCGATAGACGGCCTCTCTAAGGTGGCCTCCTCGAGGTCCGGTTGGCTGGTTCGTAACGCTGCGGTTTTGGCGCTTGCCGTTGCCACAAGCGCCATGAGGCGGGAGGAGAGCCGCGGAGGCCACTACAGAACCGACTTTCCCTACGAGAGGGAAGAGCTTCGCCGCCACAGCTCTTTCAGCCTTGAAGACCTTAAGAGGCTCCTTTAA